Part of the Natrialbaceae archaeon AArc-T1-2 genome, TCGACGGGCAGCGCATCTATCAAGAGGATATTTCGCTCCAGAGTACCGAACTCGCTACGTCGCTCAGCTTTCGTGATGCCGTTGCCCACGGCGACGGCTTCACTCCGATGCCTTCGAGAACCACGATCAACCGCCGAGTCCGTGAGTACGGCAGCAAACTCGGTGACTTCGTTCGTGATCGGCTTCCTGGGACGAATGCAGACACTGTCGTTCCTGACGGAACGAAGTGTCATAGCCAGGACGATCACTGCACGTACCACGACGTCAACGTCACTCTCGGACAGATCACCGAAGACAACGCGGAAACCACGCTCTTAGACGTCAATGTCAACGAACCGTGGGACGATACAGCAGAAGATCTCGAAGAGAACGAGGCGATCACTGACGACGCGACGGTCGTCAGTGACGCCGAGGAATCCCTCGTCGACGCCTTCGAGACCAGCTATCGATCTCATCAGCTCGATCTCGTTCATGTCGGTCGAACGCTTGGATACAAGCTGTGGAAGGACGGTACCTTTTCGCTCAAAACGCGGAAAGCGATCGCCTCAGACGTCACAAACGACTTGTTCCATCTGAAAAACTCGGTTGCGCTCCATGCACCGAGGAATGAGCGTTTGGCGATCCGCGAGCGGATCGACCAAACGCTCGAGAACCTCACGAAGGAGGCGTGGCGCTTAGAGCAACAGGACTCTCCAAAAGCAGCGGCGTACCTCCGAAAATGGGCACAAGCAACCGTCACATTCGCCGAACTCGCACTCGAGGGACAAGAGGTTCTGTGGACATCGAACGTGGTTGAACGAGCCATGGGCGAAATCTCGAAGCGGTGTAAAAACCAGTGGATGAGATGGACAGAGTCCGGCTTAGAATCGCTCCTCTGGCTCAATCTCGTGAGATATGCCGATTCCGAGCAGTTCGCGGCGTTCGCCGACGAACTGCTCGAGCGTTCAGCCAAAACAGCCATGACATTGGAGGTGTCAGTTGACGCTACCAGAGGCGAACTCTAGACGAGTTTGTGACGGGACCCAGATCTTTCACGTCCTCGGGAACGACAGGCGACGAGCGATCGTGCA contains:
- a CDS encoding ISH6 family transposase, whose product is MHATIDAQVTVSIDLDKTLPLATLAESLTELHLEATILEELVKSLDERLVEAYCGEKHARGNGDRRFQRAGTTTRTAVTTAGEHEFSLHHVKDTAATGDDPTYFRPLEDLIKFDGQRIYQEDISLQSTELATSLSFRDAVAHGDGFTPMPSRTTINRRVREYGSKLGDFVRDRLPGTNADTVVPDGTKCHSQDDHCTYHDVNVTLGQITEDNAETTLLDVNVNEPWDDTAEDLEENEAITDDATVVSDAEESLVDAFETSYRSHQLDLVHVGRTLGYKLWKDGTFSLKTRKAIASDVTNDLFHLKNSVALHAPRNERLAIRERIDQTLENLTKEAWRLEQQDSPKAAAYLRKWAQATVTFAELALEGQEVLWTSNVVERAMGEISKRCKNQWMRWTESGLESLLWLNLVRYADSEQFAAFADELLERSAKTAMTLEVSVDATRGEL